The DNA segment GAATCATCTTGGTGGTGTTGGGATTCGTCCTGGGCATGAACATCCTGACGACCATCGGTGCGGTACTCGTGGTCGTTGGGGCCATCTTCTGGATTCTCGGGGCGACCGGCCGCGCGGTCGGGGGCCGAAAAGTCTGGTACTAGCTCTGTAGCCGACCGGCCGAGGTCAGCGCCGCCACTGTCATCGCTCGTAGGACAGTGCGCGAGCTGGCCTCGGCCGCTTTGTTGGGTCCGGGTTTGACGCTGTGCGGGGTGGAGTTGAGCAGACCGAACGCGGCATGGGCCATCAACCGCGCCTCCGCTTCACCGAGGGTGGCGTCCA comes from the Mycolicibacterium litorale genome and includes:
- a CDS encoding DUF6131 family protein, producing the protein MIILGIILVVLGFVLGMNILTTIGAVLVVVGAIFWILGATGRAVGGRKVWY